The following are encoded in a window of Dethiobacter alkaliphilus AHT 1 genomic DNA:
- a CDS encoding acylphosphatase translates to MARRKKVKKLAKFIYYKNLCVFLNPANRGLDPYEGAPVKSWLTQAVKKKHAAVRLIISGEVVGVGYPGWLQRRARLNGLQSVAINKGLSTVEAILIGPGEDIEPVVQAAWKGPRKAKVEKITEHWFNKPKKSGAEDKDIPEDKDQVSWSQGTADRYIKTLDLVSELTAEPNQYSDFERLVGADELVGAAIKRNVFFIRSMKKEIYFVSPENKIGLQRSQTTRVPSNVHSLTDHKQLTKDFLEQCGLPVPMGKVFRDLEKAKQYLKQIERPVVVKPAAGLNGTGVTVDVRTESALETAWEYAKRYHSSVVIEELVQGVDIRIVVIGGQARSALLRVPAHVVGDGQKTVEQLIDDKNKIRAENPRLSKNLIIPDSYSEIYLERQGHSFNSVPQKGETVFLHLKANICKGADSISINDYIHPDLMRLGEEAAAAFGINDYWGIDLLVEKIDQPRDVQHCAIIELNSTANIENVIYPLYGPSFNSAQSFIDHLFPEDTQDDAYPLVNLQVEVTGILDEEFYQWTRNLAQKLNLRGYIEPQAPSTASMVVTGRQKQVLDLLDNLWDYSGQNNTLVDGVRVHEHKESSTEPFYIKEGLLTENVQAKYRKSIVAAKEEITKTRLANGPDFAEFADNSFEFTALCHEITKEVNFQLFEEEFKRQGFQAELIYQDLIKISNGEKSGITGMRHSSLFCDRVCTNLHPVKKLLAFNGLLVNRGVKYKYNKFDNALDYFKKINGPCIVTSLNPRGFKEKKINKVDKLNSFWRRAKKKGTNYIMLEEYTDGWQVCVAIVAGKAVGSLLIEPPNIIGDGVSSIAHLIQKKNAARALNPFYCNKPIVIDKKVLKRLHVLGYQIYDIPAEGEKVYLRREQMMELIGDTIGISDFLHQDFKDKAAKAVEAIPGLEFAVVHMKIPQPNEPQDNQDWVIAKIDPSPDVAMFHFPWKGEPINLTEKVVTELCLAGRTKWVEK, encoded by the coding sequence GTGGCTAGAAGAAAAAAGGTAAAAAAGTTAGCAAAGTTTATATATTACAAGAATCTCTGTGTCTTTCTTAATCCAGCCAATAGAGGGTTAGACCCATATGAAGGGGCACCTGTTAAGAGCTGGCTAACACAAGCGGTTAAAAAGAAACATGCAGCTGTACGATTAATAATATCCGGAGAGGTAGTAGGTGTAGGATATCCCGGATGGCTGCAAAGAAGAGCACGTCTAAATGGACTGCAAAGTGTGGCAATAAATAAAGGCCTTAGCACTGTTGAAGCAATCCTAATTGGCCCCGGTGAAGACATTGAACCGGTGGTACAGGCCGCCTGGAAAGGACCAAGAAAAGCAAAGGTTGAAAAGATTACTGAGCACTGGTTTAATAAACCTAAAAAATCCGGAGCCGAAGATAAAGATATTCCCGAAGATAAAGATCAGGTTTCCTGGTCCCAGGGGACAGCAGACCGCTATATAAAGACCCTTGATTTGGTATCGGAACTTACAGCGGAACCAAATCAATATTCAGACTTTGAGAGACTGGTTGGCGCCGATGAGCTAGTTGGTGCCGCAATTAAGCGGAATGTTTTTTTCATTCGTTCCATGAAAAAAGAAATATACTTTGTATCTCCGGAAAATAAAATAGGCTTACAGCGTTCACAAACCACTCGTGTTCCTTCCAATGTCCATTCCCTTACAGACCACAAACAACTAACAAAAGACTTTCTTGAGCAATGTGGCCTGCCTGTCCCCATGGGTAAGGTATTTCGGGATCTAGAAAAGGCAAAACAGTATCTGAAACAGATTGAACGGCCGGTGGTCGTAAAGCCTGCGGCAGGCCTTAACGGTACTGGCGTCACTGTTGATGTTCGTACTGAAAGTGCCCTGGAAACGGCATGGGAATATGCAAAACGGTATCACAGTTCTGTTGTTATTGAGGAACTGGTTCAGGGTGTAGATATACGTATTGTAGTAATCGGTGGACAGGCACGTTCAGCTTTGCTGCGAGTACCTGCTCATGTGGTTGGCGACGGCCAAAAAACTGTAGAGCAGTTAATTGATGATAAAAACAAAATACGTGCAGAAAACCCCCGCCTCAGTAAGAACCTGATTATCCCTGATTCTTACTCAGAAATTTATCTTGAAAGACAGGGGCACTCATTTAATAGTGTGCCTCAAAAAGGCGAAACAGTTTTCTTGCACTTAAAGGCAAATATCTGTAAAGGTGCAGACAGCATCAGCATTAACGACTATATTCACCCGGATTTAATGCGCTTGGGGGAAGAGGCGGCAGCAGCCTTTGGCATTAATGATTATTGGGGTATAGATCTTTTGGTTGAAAAAATAGATCAGCCAAGGGATGTGCAGCATTGTGCCATCATTGAGTTAAATTCAACAGCAAATATCGAAAATGTTATCTACCCTTTATACGGACCATCCTTCAATTCTGCCCAAAGCTTTATCGATCATCTTTTCCCGGAAGATACACAAGATGATGCCTACCCCCTGGTTAACTTACAAGTGGAAGTCACAGGTATCCTGGATGAAGAGTTTTATCAGTGGACAAGAAATCTCGCTCAAAAGTTAAACTTACGTGGCTATATTGAGCCCCAGGCACCCTCAACTGCATCTATGGTAGTTACCGGCAGGCAAAAACAGGTACTGGATCTGCTGGATAATCTGTGGGACTATAGTGGCCAAAACAATACCTTGGTAGATGGGGTGCGTGTCCATGAGCACAAAGAATCTTCAACCGAGCCCTTTTATATTAAAGAGGGTCTCTTAACCGAAAATGTACAAGCTAAATATCGCAAGAGTATCGTAGCAGCAAAAGAAGAAATAACAAAAACAAGGCTAGCAAATGGGCCTGACTTTGCAGAGTTCGCAGATAATAGCTTCGAATTCACCGCACTCTGTCATGAAATAACCAAAGAAGTAAATTTTCAATTATTCGAAGAAGAATTTAAGCGTCAGGGATTTCAAGCTGAACTTATTTATCAGGACCTTATTAAAATTTCCAATGGAGAAAAATCGGGAATCACAGGGATGCGGCACAGTTCTCTTTTCTGTGACAGAGTATGCACCAATTTGCATCCTGTTAAGAAGCTATTGGCGTTTAATGGGCTCCTTGTAAACAGAGGGGTCAAGTATAAATATAATAAATTCGATAATGCTCTTGATTATTTTAAGAAAATTAACGGTCCTTGCATAGTTACCAGCCTAAACCCACGTGGATTTAAGGAAAAGAAAATTAACAAAGTGGATAAGTTGAACAGTTTTTGGAGAAGAGCTAAGAAAAAAGGGACAAACTATATCATGCTTGAAGAGTATACCGATGGGTGGCAGGTATGTGTTGCCATTGTTGCCGGTAAAGCTGTCGGTTCATTATTGATAGAGCCCCCCAACATAATTGGTGATGGGGTATCAAGCATTGCCCATTTAATACAAAAGAAGAATGCGGCAAGAGCTCTGAATCCATTTTATTGTAACAAACCAATAGTAATCGATAAAAAGGTGCTGAAAAGACTGCATGTTTTAGGATACCAGATTTATGACATCCCAGCTGAGGGTGAGAAGGTTTATCTTAGAAGAGAGCAAATGATGGAGTTAATCGGGGATACAATTGGCATAAGTGATTTTCTGCATCAGGATTTTAAAGATAAGGCAGCAAAAGCTGTTGAAGCTATCCCTGGCCTTGAGTTTGCCGTTGTCCATATGAAAATCCCCCAGCCAAATGAGCCGCAGGATAACCAGGATTGGGTAATAGCTAAAATCGATCCATCTCCCGATGTAGCAATGTTTCACTTCCCATGGAAAGGCGAGCCTATAAACCTTACAGAAAAAGTGGTGACTGAGCTATGTTTAGCTGGGCGTACTAAGTGGGTAGAAAAATAG
- a CDS encoding acylphosphatase translates to MTSKLIRIPKILYFRTLCLLLNPKSKGLDPYQGSPFRSWATSIVPGRKVSAVQLLISGSVIGVGFRSWIQKKAHLNGLDCLVFPRSKKTIEVILIGEGKDVESVALAAWKGPAKAKVEKIKEKWFNKPRKVSLPAIQPENEEILWSGDSVELIRTTIKQLEPLLKRPNQFTQTGLFSNAGEIQRAALNKNLSVARFSNINFLLSPNHMLGLQQSQTSRVSTTVRALTDHKHLTKEFLVSKGLPVPKGMIFTKWQDAKEYFRTCGYPVVVKPVSGSYGQGITVDVRTESSMEVAWLYAKKYHEQIVVEELIKGIDVRVLVIGKTAKAALMRVPANVIGDGSKTIERLIDDKNKNRLANPRLAKALIVPDAFTENFLSRQGHSLSSIPKEGEVVFLHLKANIGAGADSINITEYLHPDLLALAEEAASSFGVDDFWGIDLLVEAIDKPRHSQHCSIIEVNSRANIYNVQFPMYGKPVDAAQELVDYLFPENITDESYPLESIRLLISGQIDDTFFEDTVKLARSFNLQGSIQSGNNEAEILVHGRKHLVAAFIFKLYSPAEGQVVDNLQISPLTASEKELSSLFAHNTGNLLKPETPTAEEQISSFDTGSFPVTAYETESFAGDIDINAQLFLNEFSHHGLDGKVIDQDVIQIFNDNAAGIAGMRHSSIFCDKICERVYPAKYLLSLNTLPVPRGIACKAGELQRGLSHVKHINFPCLLTGINSPANTTHIINNKKELKAMWGKEKSKGTKYLLLEETIAGHHVYVAIVAGKYRGALLLEPVTVTGDGSSSIEQLIEHKNKLRSQNPWYQDKLISINEEVLATLHELNLKPDSVPHAGQAVILEKKYHWQWGGETVNIADYIHQDFIQHALQSVAVVPGLELAVVQMVIPYPEHPANRQKWVVSKIDVRAPWAMFHFPWKGKQAAVVHNIVNELCLTNRTKWIKGD, encoded by the coding sequence ATGACCAGTAAGCTGATTCGTATTCCAAAAATATTATACTTTAGAACGCTTTGTTTGCTTTTAAATCCTAAAAGCAAAGGGCTTGACCCTTATCAGGGTTCTCCTTTTAGGAGTTGGGCAACAAGTATTGTACCTGGAAGAAAGGTATCAGCTGTTCAGTTGCTAATTAGCGGCAGCGTAATAGGGGTTGGCTTTCGCTCATGGATACAAAAAAAGGCTCACCTAAATGGCCTTGATTGCCTCGTTTTCCCCCGGAGTAAAAAAACCATAGAGGTTATCTTAATCGGAGAAGGAAAGGATGTTGAGTCTGTTGCTTTAGCAGCGTGGAAAGGCCCTGCCAAAGCCAAAGTAGAAAAAATTAAAGAAAAATGGTTTAATAAGCCAAGAAAAGTTTCTCTGCCAGCTATTCAGCCGGAAAATGAAGAGATTCTTTGGTCCGGTGATTCAGTGGAGCTAATACGTACTACCATTAAACAGTTAGAGCCCTTATTGAAAAGACCAAATCAATTTACTCAAACAGGGCTATTTAGTAACGCAGGTGAAATTCAACGTGCTGCTCTGAATAAAAACTTATCTGTAGCCAGGTTTAGCAATATTAATTTCCTGTTATCTCCAAATCACATGCTGGGACTACAGCAATCACAAACCTCACGAGTCTCCACCACGGTGCGTGCGCTCACCGACCATAAACATTTAACAAAAGAGTTTCTGGTTTCCAAGGGACTTCCTGTGCCAAAAGGTATGATCTTTACTAAATGGCAGGATGCCAAAGAATATTTTCGTACATGTGGTTATCCCGTTGTGGTAAAGCCAGTTTCCGGATCATATGGACAAGGTATTACAGTTGATGTGCGTACAGAGTCTTCCATGGAAGTAGCATGGTTATATGCTAAGAAATATCATGAACAAATAGTTGTTGAAGAACTAATAAAAGGGATAGACGTACGAGTATTAGTCATTGGTAAAACTGCCAAAGCAGCACTTATGAGAGTTCCGGCCAATGTAATAGGGGATGGCTCGAAAACAATTGAGCGCCTGATTGATGATAAAAATAAGAATCGCTTAGCCAATCCCAGACTGGCCAAAGCCTTAATTGTTCCTGATGCCTTTACGGAAAACTTCTTATCCAGACAGGGCCATTCTTTGTCCAGCATTCCTAAAGAAGGTGAAGTGGTCTTTCTCCATCTAAAGGCTAACATTGGTGCAGGAGCTGACAGTATAAATATTACGGAGTATTTACATCCCGACTTATTAGCATTGGCAGAAGAGGCAGCATCATCATTTGGTGTGGATGATTTCTGGGGAATTGATCTATTAGTGGAAGCAATTGATAAGCCAAGACACAGTCAACATTGTAGTATAATCGAAGTAAACTCACGGGCAAACATTTATAATGTTCAGTTTCCCATGTATGGAAAACCTGTGGATGCCGCACAGGAATTAGTTGATTATTTGTTCCCTGAAAACATAACTGATGAATCTTATCCCTTAGAAAGCATACGTCTCTTAATTTCAGGCCAAATTGACGATACATTTTTTGAGGATACGGTAAAGCTTGCGCGCTCCTTTAATCTACAAGGGAGTATTCAATCCGGCAATAATGAAGCCGAGATATTGGTCCATGGCCGAAAACACCTTGTAGCTGCTTTTATCTTTAAACTCTATTCTCCCGCAGAAGGCCAGGTAGTAGATAATCTGCAAATCTCCCCGTTAACAGCAAGTGAAAAAGAATTGTCGTCCCTCTTTGCTCATAACACAGGCAATCTGCTAAAACCAGAAACCCCAACTGCAGAGGAGCAAATCAGCAGTTTTGATACAGGGTCGTTTCCGGTTACAGCATATGAAACGGAAAGTTTTGCTGGTGATATTGATATTAATGCACAGTTGTTTTTAAATGAATTTAGTCACCATGGATTAGATGGGAAGGTTATAGATCAGGATGTAATACAAATTTTTAATGATAACGCCGCAGGAATTGCCGGAATGCGCCACAGTTCTATTTTTTGTGATAAAATATGTGAGAGGGTGTATCCTGCTAAATATCTGCTCTCACTAAATACATTACCTGTACCGCGTGGCATTGCCTGTAAAGCAGGAGAGTTGCAAAGAGGCCTGTCCCATGTCAAGCACATTAATTTTCCCTGTTTATTAACAGGTATCAATTCTCCGGCAAATACCACCCATATAATAAATAACAAAAAAGAATTGAAAGCAATGTGGGGCAAAGAGAAAAGCAAAGGAACCAAGTATCTACTGCTTGAAGAAACTATTGCGGGACATCATGTTTACGTTGCTATAGTGGCAGGCAAATACAGAGGTGCACTGCTGCTTGAACCGGTTACTGTAACAGGAGATGGCTCTTCTTCTATAGAGCAATTAATAGAGCATAAAAATAAATTGCGCTCTCAAAATCCCTGGTACCAAGATAAACTAATTAGTATTAATGAGGAAGTCCTGGCTACCTTGCATGAATTAAATCTTAAACCAGATAGTGTGCCACATGCAGGACAAGCAGTAATTCTGGAAAAAAAATATCACTGGCAGTGGGGTGGGGAAACAGTCAATATTGCCGACTATATACACCAGGATTTTATACAACACGCGCTACAGTCTGTGGCAGTTGTTCCAGGTTTGGAGTTGGCAGTTGTTCAGATGGTTATTCCTTACCCAGAACACCCAGCAAACCGACAGAAATGGGTGGTCTCCAAGATTGATGTTAGAGCACCGTGGGCTATGTTTCACTTTCCCTGGAAAGGAAAACAGGCTGCGGTGGTTCACAATATAGTAAACGAATTATGTTTAACAAATAGGACTAAATGGATTAAGGGGGATTAG
- a CDS encoding sugar-transfer associated ATP-grasp domain-containing protein, giving the protein MGKFATKEKSTKAPFMLPNLLVLGLLRRPRNAADYLHRAYIIFYWRQCKTLKSRLKIILAFLISPVTIGQDILYWTRKLGKNAAASANKSVVRQIIEQFYLAFFFSIDAQNYYLQEFYQQDGLHRARHFVNKNALKRGVYRLLTLHGRLLQPENAFFSLGDKTQFTRFCTKKGIAVVPILYEFLADGTVIDVYGSKVNDVIEFPEHDVFCKPNVDNEGEGAVAWHWQGDNFFLSAAGIKLTKEQLRTHLHKLASKHKSGSYLVQPLMLPHTQLAPFRKKATPTVRVVTYLDKKMRIKVNSAMLRFSTDPVSVVDNANAGGLVSPVSLITGSLGPAVGFSADNLSLRFDTLPESKEQIKGRIIPYWQETLTLVKQAHSYFPYRLIIGWDILITENGPVILEANSQPGLCYLQKAHLSSLGQMPMAKPLAAHAKSAVKKLYSGNADSARLYGKTGLNRWLNWIMQINKQSVHLLISGKVQGVGYRKWLLKQAQSRRLKGWVRNKKDGSVEAVLSGSSVAVEDVINNCWLGPERAKVKDVIVSSHQKSVDNNFKIKKTN; this is encoded by the coding sequence ATGGGCAAGTTTGCAACCAAGGAAAAAAGTACAAAAGCTCCCTTCATGCTGCCTAACCTTCTTGTTTTGGGCTTATTGCGCCGTCCGCGTAATGCCGCCGATTATCTCCACAGAGCCTATATTATCTTTTATTGGCGGCAATGCAAAACATTAAAAAGCCGGTTAAAGATAATCCTGGCATTTTTAATCTCCCCGGTGACAATTGGACAGGATATATTATACTGGACAAGAAAATTAGGTAAAAATGCTGCTGCCAGTGCCAATAAATCCGTTGTCCGTCAGATTATTGAACAATTTTACCTGGCATTTTTTTTCTCAATAGATGCGCAGAATTATTATCTGCAAGAGTTTTATCAACAGGACGGCCTACACAGAGCCAGACATTTTGTAAACAAAAATGCGCTTAAAAGAGGAGTATATCGTCTGTTAACACTACATGGGCGGCTACTTCAACCGGAAAATGCTTTTTTTTCCTTAGGTGACAAAACTCAATTTACAAGGTTTTGCACAAAAAAGGGAATTGCAGTTGTTCCAATTTTATATGAGTTTCTAGCCGATGGTACAGTAATAGATGTGTATGGTTCTAAGGTTAATGATGTTATTGAATTCCCCGAACATGATGTTTTCTGCAAACCTAATGTAGATAACGAAGGTGAGGGTGCAGTGGCCTGGCACTGGCAAGGTGACAACTTCTTTCTCAGTGCAGCAGGGATTAAACTTACTAAAGAGCAGCTAAGAACGCACTTACACAAGCTGGCAAGTAAGCATAAGAGCGGTTCGTACCTTGTTCAGCCGTTGATGCTGCCGCACACACAGCTGGCACCTTTTCGTAAAAAAGCTACTCCAACAGTTAGAGTAGTAACTTATTTAGATAAAAAAATGCGCATTAAAGTAAATAGCGCCATGTTACGTTTTTCCACGGACCCTGTTTCTGTGGTGGATAATGCCAATGCGGGTGGCCTTGTGTCTCCCGTTTCTCTGATTACGGGAAGCCTGGGGCCTGCAGTGGGCTTTTCAGCAGACAATCTCAGTTTGCGTTTTGATACATTGCCTGAGAGTAAAGAGCAAATTAAGGGGCGCATAATTCCTTACTGGCAGGAAACATTGACACTGGTTAAACAAGCACATTCTTATTTCCCTTACCGGTTAATAATTGGTTGGGATATTTTAATAACAGAAAACGGCCCGGTAATACTCGAAGCAAACAGCCAACCAGGGCTATGTTATTTGCAAAAAGCCCATCTTTCTTCCCTGGGGCAAATGCCCATGGCAAAACCACTAGCCGCCCATGCAAAAAGTGCAGTTAAAAAGCTTTATAGCGGTAATGCCGACAGCGCAAGGCTTTATGGTAAGACGGGGCTTAATCGATGGCTTAACTGGATAATGCAGATTAATAAGCAAAGCGTACATTTGCTTATATCCGGCAAAGTTCAGGGAGTAGGTTACCGTAAATGGCTATTAAAGCAAGCACAATCCCGCCGTCTTAAAGGTTGGGTGCGCAATAAAAAGGATGGTTCGGTTGAGGCGGTTCTTTCAGGCAGTTCTGTTGCTGTGGAAGATGTAATTAACAATTGTTGGCTTGGGCCGGAGCGAGCTAAAGTTAAAGACGTTATAGTTTCAAGCCACCAAAAATCAGTGGACAATAATTTTAAAATCAAAAAGACTAACTAA
- a CDS encoding CDP-glycerol--poly(glycerophosphate) glycerophosphotransferase, with product MSKINLQVKSGFFTNAALTVLDTVKFFVKKCLYLFGYLVFIPISYLMPKKRYVVLTSRFGDFDGSLKYFYMYLNGIDEPGVEFVFLTEKRKVYRNLKDNGYNVWYYPSFRTILLMFQTYLLIVDGNEWAKNLKYFIFFKARKVQIWHGTGLKTIGLLKPQIKRLNPIALRLKKEYIYYDLLTLSSQYQVKMRSKAFRYGKLVLNGLPRNDIFFAHQLKDQVPGSDYESLAKFNKLKQSGYYLVTYAPTWRRNEQTLSQLKLQELDQFARLHQFIIILKLHPKHHCVVEPSDYSNIVEYSKTADIYPLLTLTDLLITDYSSIYLDYLLLDRPIIFFPYDRQSYVGGERELLLDYDQITPGPKCYNQKELQEQIHHHLTGAKDQYQAKREEICKMFFHYRDGKSSERLWKAIKENFLN from the coding sequence TTGTCAAAAATTAATCTTCAAGTAAAGTCTGGTTTCTTCACAAATGCAGCTTTGACAGTATTGGATACAGTGAAATTTTTTGTGAAAAAATGCTTATATCTTTTCGGCTATCTGGTTTTTATTCCAATATCCTATCTGATGCCGAAAAAAAGATATGTCGTCTTAACTTCCAGGTTTGGAGATTTTGACGGCAGTTTGAAGTATTTTTATATGTATCTAAACGGCATCGATGAACCAGGTGTGGAGTTTGTTTTTCTCACAGAAAAAAGAAAAGTATACAGGAACCTTAAGGATAACGGGTATAATGTCTGGTATTACCCAAGCTTCCGCACCATTCTTCTAATGTTTCAGACATACCTGTTAATTGTAGACGGTAATGAATGGGCGAAAAACCTTAAATATTTTATCTTCTTTAAAGCAAGGAAAGTCCAGATCTGGCATGGTACAGGTCTAAAAACAATAGGGCTGCTAAAGCCGCAAATAAAAAGGTTAAACCCCATAGCACTAAGGCTAAAGAAAGAATATATTTATTATGATTTGCTAACTCTTAGCTCCCAGTACCAAGTAAAAATGCGCTCCAAGGCTTTTCGGTATGGAAAGTTGGTATTAAATGGTCTTCCCAGAAATGATATCTTTTTTGCACACCAACTAAAAGATCAAGTGCCAGGCAGCGACTATGAATCATTGGCAAAGTTTAATAAATTAAAGCAGAGCGGTTATTACCTTGTCACTTATGCACCTACCTGGAGAAGAAACGAACAAACTTTAAGCCAGTTAAAACTTCAAGAACTGGATCAGTTTGCGCGTCTGCATCAGTTTATTATTATCCTTAAATTACACCCCAAACACCATTGTGTAGTTGAGCCTTCAGATTATAGCAACATAGTTGAATATAGCAAAACAGCAGATATATACCCCCTACTAACACTAACAGATCTTCTTATAACGGATTACTCTTCGATTTACCTTGATTACCTTTTACTGGACAGGCCAATAATCTTTTTTCCCTATGATCGCCAAAGCTATGTAGGTGGGGAGAGGGAACTTCTACTGGATTACGACCAAATCACCCCTGGCCCCAAGTGCTACAATCAAAAAGAATTGCAGGAACAAATCCACCATCATCTAACAGGTGCTAAAGATCAATACCAGGCAAAGAGGGAAGAAATCTGCAAGATGTTTTTTCACTACCGGGATGGAAAGTCATCAGAAAGACTATGGAAGGCTATTAAAGAAAACTTTCTGAACTAG
- a CDS encoding sugar phosphate nucleotidyltransferase — protein sequence MLARKVDVVVLMAGEGRRLRPLTNDRPKGLLLCEDGLSIFNHLIKSFVSWDWDATIIPVVGHGRPKVMEELDSLSDLAKFDHVCNPFYANTGPLISLWLGLIQSKNDSVVIVNGDTLIKESLVENIVKWTNAPTDVKKPTVSLCVSKASQFYKDDMKVMLDENGQFVKAGKDLNAAKCRLKSAGVISVKDANSKRALKYMVNQLIMKPDTSLKSYYWHNLFNEIKDVFKIDLLEVGLDSWYEVDTSADLKTMV from the coding sequence ATGTTGGCAAGAAAAGTAGATGTGGTTGTCTTGATGGCGGGGGAAGGACGACGCCTGAGACCGCTGACAAATGACAGGCCAAAAGGGCTACTTCTTTGTGAAGACGGCCTAAGTATTTTCAACCATTTAATAAAATCCTTTGTGTCGTGGGACTGGGATGCTACAATTATACCTGTAGTGGGCCATGGGAGGCCTAAGGTTATGGAGGAACTGGATAGCCTTAGCGACCTGGCAAAATTTGATCATGTATGCAATCCATTTTACGCAAATACCGGGCCCCTTATTTCTCTGTGGCTGGGCTTAATCCAGTCAAAAAATGATAGCGTGGTTATTGTAAATGGAGATACCCTAATTAAGGAGTCACTGGTAGAAAATATTGTAAAGTGGACCAATGCTCCAACTGACGTAAAAAAACCCACGGTTTCGTTATGTGTCAGCAAAGCAAGTCAATTTTACAAAGATGATATGAAAGTGATGTTGGACGAAAATGGCCAATTTGTTAAAGCAGGTAAAGACCTTAATGCTGCAAAATGCCGGTTGAAGTCAGCCGGTGTAATCTCTGTTAAAGATGCAAATAGTAAGCGAGCACTAAAATACATGGTTAATCAATTAATAATGAAACCGGATACCTCTCTAAAGAGCTACTATTGGCACAATCTTTTTAATGAGATTAAAGATGTATTTAAGATAGATCTATTAGAGGTTGGTTTAGATAGCTGGTATGAAGTTGATACTTCCGCCGACCTTAAAACAATGGTTTAA
- a CDS encoding ABC transporter ATP-binding protein — MKSLSNAEGTEKVITAQNLGIKYDSSHRREDIRSLSFEILLGRRMKSEDFWALNGVSFDGFAGEVLGVIGSNGAGKTTLCKTISGILRPDKGSININGEVSALLSMGAGFKNELTGRENVFLNGMMLGIPKKEIKKFYNSIHQFSGLGDFIQQPVKYYSSGMRARLGFSIAAMLEPEILVLDETLSTGDMEFGKKASQKIKELVEKAKMVIVVTHNIGFIEKNCTRAVWIDAGTVKADGAPEEVAALYKQSIPERKKKRKILQVTETISQVKDKEVVTVKNLGVKFKLGKNTFWPLKNVDFSIKEGEIVGIIGHNGAGKSTLCRALCGIYKPDEGSVKVKGDTSALLGLKTGFNNQLSGSDNIILNGLMMGIPKKKIFALKEEIIDFAELSGHIDKPVKHYSSGMRSRLGFSIASSIQPDLFIIDEALSAGDISFQEKASERMQEMITNARAVIVVSHSNSFVEKVCTRAIWINKGEVMFDGDPKEAVALYKKHVKETSKKKAKLG, encoded by the coding sequence ATGAAATCCCTTAGCAATGCAGAGGGGACAGAAAAGGTAATAACTGCCCAGAACTTAGGTATAAAATATGACTCCTCTCATCGCCGCGAAGATATTCGTTCGCTTAGCTTTGAGATTCTTTTAGGCAGAAGAATGAAGTCTGAAGATTTTTGGGCTTTAAATGGTGTTAGTTTTGACGGTTTTGCCGGAGAAGTATTGGGAGTTATAGGTTCAAACGGAGCAGGTAAAACCACCCTCTGTAAAACAATTTCCGGTATTTTGCGCCCAGACAAAGGCTCTATTAACATTAACGGAGAGGTCTCAGCCCTGCTTTCCATGGGGGCAGGATTTAAAAATGAACTAACCGGTAGAGAGAATGTTTTTCTAAATGGCATGATGCTTGGCATACCCAAAAAGGAAATTAAAAAGTTTTATAATAGTATTCATCAATTTTCAGGACTGGGAGACTTTATTCAGCAGCCGGTCAAGTATTATTCCAGTGGCATGAGAGCGCGTCTAGGATTTAGTATTGCCGCGATGCTTGAGCCTGAGATACTGGTACTAGATGAAACTTTAAGCACCGGTGATATGGAGTTTGGCAAAAAGGCTTCACAAAAGATAAAAGAACTGGTAGAAAAAGCCAAGATGGTAATTGTTGTTACCCATAATATTGGTTTTATTGAAAAGAATTGCACACGTGCTGTGTGGATTGATGCCGGCACAGTTAAAGCTGATGGTGCTCCTGAGGAAGTTGCCGCGCTGTACAAACAGTCAATCCCGGAAAGGAAAAAAAAGCGGAAAATTTTACAGGTCACAGAAACAATCTCGCAAGTTAAAGATAAAGAAGTTGTAACTGTAAAAAACCTGGGTGTTAAATTTAAGCTTGGCAAAAATACTTTTTGGCCCCTTAAAAACGTTGATTTCTCCATTAAGGAAGGAGAAATTGTGGGTATTATTGGGCACAACGGGGCCGGAAAATCTACTTTATGCCGTGCGTTATGCGGCATCTATAAGCCAGATGAAGGTAGCGTCAAAGTAAAAGGCGATACATCGGCACTGCTGGGCTTAAAGACAGGCTTCAATAATCAGCTGTCGGGCAGCGATAATATCATCCTTAACGGTTTAATGATGGGGATTCCCAAGAAAAAGATATTTGCCTTAAAAGAAGAGATCATTGATTTTGCAGAGCTTAGTGGCCATATTGACAAGCCAGTTAAACATTATTCCAGTGGAATGCGCTCGCGCCTTGGTTTTAGTATTGCTTCATCAATACAACCTGATTTATTTATCATAGATGAAGCCTTAAGCGCAGGTGATATCTCTTTTCAGGAAAAGGCCAGCGAAAGAATGCAGGAAATGATAACAAATGCCAGAGCTGTTATTGTTGTGTCGCACAGTAATAGTTTTGTAGAAAAAGTTTGCACTCGGGCTATTTGGATAAACAAAGGTGAAGTTATGTTTGACGGCGATCCCAAAGAGGCTGTGGCCCTTTACAAAAAACATGTTAAAGAAACAAGTAAGAAAAAAGCAAAGCTAGGATAG